A genomic window from Silene latifolia isolate original U9 population chromosome Y, ASM4854445v1, whole genome shotgun sequence includes:
- the LOC141630639 gene encoding uncharacterized protein LOC141630639 yields the protein MKDKVCYSCHKTYHSGKGCKGNILTCYNCKEPGHKAVDCPKKDTTPAAVNDPKPKGCIFVMSRAEVEAHLNVITGMFIVSDIPAYILFDTGISLYFISPSFAKKASLVSHCAETTPIFLPSGKVISCSTVFKDVPISIAGSILPATLIRFFLAKLDIILCMDWLSRYDARFQC from the coding sequence AGACAAAGTTTGCTACAGTTGCCACAAGACCTACCACTCTGGAAAGGGTTGTAAAGGTAATATTTTGACATGTTATAATTGCAAAGAACCGGGTCACAAAGCTGTTGATTGTCCCAAGAAAGATACTACTCCTGCTGCAGTGAATGACCCTAAGCCGAAGGGATGTATCTTCGTGATGAGTCGTGCTGAGGTTGAGGCACACCTAAATGTGATTACTGGTATGTTTATAGTTTCAGATATTCCTGCTTATATTTTATTCGATACTGGCATATCTTTATATTTTATATCCCCATCCTTTGCCAAGAAAGCTTCTCTTGTTTCCCATTGTGCTGAGACCACTCCTATTTTCTTACCGTCAGGCAAGGTTATTTCATGTTCAACGGTATTCAAGGATGTTCCTATCTCTATTGCGGGATCCATCCTTCCAGCTACTCTTATTAGATTCTTCTTAGCCAAGCTTGACATCATTCTATGCATGGATTGGTTATCCCGTTACGATGCTAGATTTCAATGCTGA
- the LOC141630640 gene encoding putative mitochondrial protein AtMg00860, producing the protein MNRTFREYLDKCVVVFIDDILIYSKGESEHQVHLREILDILRKQKWYAKFSKCEFWLKKVSFLGHIISKEGVMVDPSKVEAVLEWKSPTNVTEIRSFLGLAGYYRKFVKDFSKLARPMIQLLKKESKFIWSEACEKAFQELKA; encoded by the coding sequence ATGAATAGGACTTTCAGggagtatttggataagtgtgtggtggttttcattgatgacatcttgatttATTCCAAGGGTGAGAGCGAGCATCAAGTGCATCTCCGTGAAATACTCGATATTCTTCGTAAGCAGAAGTGGTATGCAAAATTTTCTAAGTGTGAATTCTGGTTGAAGAAGGTGTCATTTTTGGGGCATATCATCTCAAAGGAAGGCGTAATGGTGGATCCTTCTAAGGTGGAGGCTGTTTTGGAATGGAAGAGTCCGACTAATGTCACTGAGATTCGAAGCTTCTTGGGTTTGGCTGGTTATTATCGTAAATTTGTCAAGGATTTTTCTAAACTAGCGAGACCGATGATTCAGTTGTTGAAGAAGGAATCAAAGTTTATTTGGTCTGAGGCATGTGAGAAGGCTTTTCAAGAGTTGAAAGCATGA